A portion of the Faecalibacterium sp. I3-3-89 genome contains these proteins:
- a CDS encoding BglG family transcription antiterminator — protein MDERIWTIAEILDKSGPMTADELAAQLKLSGKTVRSLIKTYAKEMQENGFCITAKPGRGFGIEITDAQTYVSGSKPQQGEQTGIPQDAQERIQRLRQYLLEKDGYSKLDDLSEQFFVSRRSISNDLREVERQLAEYGLSIRRKPGYGICVVGSETNRRICIAAQRDESRPVEQQIQELVSRVLEKEKFAMSTMALDNLAVHLEVAVERIRTGHAIESSDGMQADLPERILEVASHIAVQIENMTGVAFPLPEVCYIAMHLNGKQMYRANAMTSDENLVIPQEVNHIVSDMIEHIYEAFRIDFRDNLELRMGLCMHMVPLLARIKSGMRMKNPILQDIKREYPLAYEMATQACSVLRNVSPNPIKEDEIGYIAVSFALALERQKAKEWAPKNILIVCASGKGSAQLLAYRYQQKFGKNLGQVQTCDVIGLRSVNFSKIDYVFSTVPIPIYVPVPIRQIQFFPTEKELTQMKKLLMQGKKGTVEEYFSPELFLPHLNCETREQVLEQMCRFVCGKKKLPDDFFQLVKKRESLAATSFGGLVAMPHPWKAVSKDTFVCLAILDKPVQWGEAKVQVVFLVSIADDATAKLQKFYQVVAQLMVDEACICKLIAERRFEVLLGLLRQKEQGLEEQENG, from the coding sequence ATGGACGAGCGAATCTGGACGATTGCTGAAATACTGGACAAAAGTGGCCCTATGACGGCGGATGAACTGGCCGCACAACTGAAACTCAGCGGCAAAACAGTGCGGAGCCTGATTAAGACCTACGCAAAGGAAATGCAGGAAAATGGCTTTTGCATCACAGCCAAACCCGGCAGGGGGTTCGGCATTGAGATCACGGATGCACAGACGTATGTGTCGGGCAGCAAACCACAGCAGGGAGAACAGACCGGCATCCCGCAGGACGCGCAGGAGCGGATACAGCGGCTGAGGCAGTATCTGCTGGAAAAGGATGGCTATTCCAAGCTGGATGATCTAAGCGAGCAGTTCTTCGTGTCGCGGCGGTCAATCTCCAACGATCTGCGCGAAGTGGAGCGGCAGCTGGCGGAATACGGGCTGAGCATCCGCCGCAAACCGGGCTACGGCATCTGCGTGGTAGGCAGTGAGACGAACCGTAGGATCTGCATTGCGGCGCAGCGGGACGAGAGCCGCCCGGTCGAGCAGCAGATACAGGAGCTGGTCAGCCGGGTGCTGGAAAAAGAAAAGTTCGCCATGTCCACGATGGCGCTGGATAATCTGGCGGTCCACCTTGAGGTCGCAGTAGAGCGCATCCGCACAGGGCACGCGATAGAAAGCTCGGATGGCATGCAGGCAGACCTTCCGGAGCGGATCCTAGAAGTGGCCAGCCACATCGCCGTGCAGATCGAAAACATGACGGGCGTGGCTTTTCCACTGCCGGAGGTCTGCTACATTGCTATGCATCTGAACGGCAAACAGATGTACCGGGCAAACGCAATGACCTCGGATGAAAATTTGGTGATTCCACAGGAGGTCAACCACATCGTATCGGATATGATCGAGCATATCTACGAGGCGTTCCGCATCGACTTCCGGGACAATCTAGAACTACGCATGGGCCTGTGCATGCACATGGTGCCCTTGCTAGCGCGGATCAAGAGTGGGATGCGGATGAAGAACCCGATCCTGCAGGATATCAAGCGGGAGTATCCGCTGGCCTACGAGATGGCCACGCAGGCGTGCAGCGTGCTGCGAAACGTCAGTCCGAACCCCATCAAGGAGGACGAGATCGGTTATATCGCCGTCAGCTTTGCGCTGGCACTGGAACGGCAGAAGGCCAAAGAGTGGGCACCTAAAAACATCCTGATCGTCTGCGCCAGCGGCAAAGGCAGCGCCCAGCTGCTGGCTTACCGCTACCAGCAGAAATTCGGCAAGAATTTGGGCCAGGTACAAACCTGTGACGTGATCGGGCTGCGGAGCGTGAACTTCAGTAAGATCGACTATGTGTTTTCCACGGTGCCTATTCCCATTTATGTCCCGGTGCCCATCCGACAGATCCAGTTCTTCCCCACCGAAAAAGAACTGACCCAGATGAAAAAGCTCTTGATGCAGGGCAAAAAGGGGACTGTGGAAGAATATTTCAGCCCGGAGCTGTTTCTGCCACATCTCAACTGCGAAACACGGGAGCAGGTACTGGAACAGATGTGCCGGTTCGTGTGTGGCAAAAAAAAGCTGCCGGATGATTTTTTTCAGCTCGTGAAAAAGCGGGAATCGCTGGCCGCCACTTCGTTTGGTGGGCTGGTGGCAATGCCGCATCCGTGGAAGGCAGTCAGCAAAGATACCTTCGTTTGTCTTGCCATTCTGGACAAGCCCGTGCAGTGGGGCGAAGCAAAGGTACAGGTGGTATTTCTGGTGTCCATCGCGGACGATGCCACCGCAAAACTGCAAAAATTCTATCAGGTTGTTGCGCAGCTTATGGTCGATGAAGCCTGCATCTGCAAATTGATCGCAGAGCGCCGGTTCGAGGTCCTGTTGGGGCTGCTGAGACAAAAAGAACAAGGACTGGAGGAACAAGAAAATGGTTGA
- a CDS encoding PTS lactose/cellobiose transporter subunit IIA yields MVDDEKYEVAFEIIACAGDAKSLALMAIEEARNGNFEQAEKNLAEAREQMAKAHDVQNDMLQSEAQGKSVELNIVLIHAEDHLTMAIMSIDFAEEFIELYKQNHK; encoded by the coding sequence ATGGTTGATGACGAGAAGTACGAAGTTGCATTTGAAATTATCGCCTGCGCTGGTGATGCAAAGTCGCTGGCACTGATGGCAATCGAGGAGGCCCGCAACGGCAATTTTGAACAGGCCGAAAAAAATCTGGCCGAAGCAAGAGAGCAGATGGCTAAGGCGCACGATGTGCAGAACGATATGCTGCAGAGCGAAGCTCAGGGCAAGAGCGTGGAACTGAACATCGTGCTGATTCACGCAGAGGATCACCTGACCATGGCAATCATGTCCATCGATTTTGCAGAAGAGTTCATTGAACTCTACAAGCAGAATCATAAATAA
- a CDS encoding PTS sugar transporter subunit IIB: MKIMLACCLGMSTSVVVQKMKDAAKEQGKDYEIWAVDQNKIAENVGNFDVLLLGPQVRHLQRKVKATVGASAPVAVIDALAYGRCNGAAILKQAEDLVNNG, translated from the coding sequence ATGAAGATCATGCTGGCTTGTTGCTTGGGAATGTCCACGAGCGTCGTTGTCCAGAAGATGAAGGACGCTGCAAAGGAGCAGGGCAAGGACTATGAGATCTGGGCTGTGGATCAGAACAAGATTGCGGAGAACGTTGGCAACTTTGATGTGCTGCTGCTGGGTCCGCAGGTGCGCCATCTGCAGCGCAAGGTCAAGGCAACTGTGGGTGCCAGTGCACCGGTGGCGGTCATTGATGCACTGGCCTATGGCCGCTGCAACGGTGCTGCCATTCTGAAGCAGGCCGAGGATCTGGTGAACAACGGCTGA